Proteins from a single region of Weeksella virosa DSM 16922:
- a CDS encoding SIR2 family NAD-dependent protein deacylase gives MKNIVVLTGAGISAESGISTFRDSNGLWENHDIMEVASIDGWHRNPALVLEFYNQRRRQLKNVMPNAAHEYLAKLEEKYHVNIITQNVDNLHEKAGSTQVIHLHGELTKACSEKNKSLAVDWWDDIVLGDLAEDGAQLRPYIVWFGEAVPMMEKAIELVLQADLFLVIGTSLQVYPAASLLDFVPNNCPIYYIDPKADEINYSSKINTIRKTATEGVKCLNL, from the coding sequence ATGAAAAATATTGTTGTTCTAACGGGAGCCGGTATCAGTGCAGAAAGTGGAATTTCTACATTTCGAGATAGTAACGGCTTGTGGGAAAATCATGATATCATGGAAGTAGCCTCGATCGACGGTTGGCATAGAAACCCAGCTTTGGTGTTGGAGTTTTATAACCAAAGAAGAAGACAATTAAAAAACGTAATGCCCAATGCCGCACATGAGTATTTGGCAAAATTAGAAGAAAAATATCACGTAAATATCATTACACAGAATGTAGATAATTTACACGAAAAAGCAGGTTCTACACAAGTTATCCATTTGCATGGTGAACTAACAAAAGCATGCAGCGAAAAGAATAAATCGTTGGCAGTAGATTGGTGGGATGATATCGTACTTGGAGATTTGGCCGAAGATGGTGCACAACTCAGACCTTATATTGTATGGTTTGGAGAAGCCGTACCGATGATGGAAAAAGCAATAGAGCTCGTTCTGCAGGCTGATTTGTTTTTGGTAATCGGCACATCTCTACAAGTGTATCCAGCAGCATCTTTACTAGATTTTGTGCCCAACAACTGTCCGATCTATTATATCGACCCAAAAGCAGATGAAATAAATTATTCTTCCAAAATTAATACGATAAGAAAAACAGCAACAGAAGGGGTGAAATGTTTAAATTTGTAG
- a CDS encoding acyl-CoA dehydrogenase family protein has translation MSTQPNRLIGGEYLVKNATYNDIFTYEDFSEEQRMIIESAKEFIDKEVVPKKHQIEKKDYALIEELMRKIGELGLLGISIPEEYGGLGMGFVTTMLVCDYISGATGSLATAFGAHTGIGTMPILLYGTEEQKQKYLPKLATGEWFSSYCLTEPEAGSDANSGKTKAVLSEDGKEYIITGQKMWITNAGFADIFIVFARIDDDKNITAFIVEKDKAGEGFSLGEEEDKLGIVSSSTRQVFFNEVRVPVENLLGERNGGFKIAMNALNVGRIKLGAACLDAQRRVLNNSLQYASERKQFNVSINTFGAIQEKLADMAVATFTSEAGAYRAAKDIQDAIEDNIAKGMPHNEAELKGIEEYAIEASILKVWISEAAQKASDEGIQIYGGMGYSKEMPMEAAWRDARISRIYEGTNEINSLLCISMLVKRAFQGRIDLMTPAMDVANELMSIPSFDIPDYTELFAQEKEIIINLKKAFFMVAGAALQKFGADLEKHQQLILAASRIMQEIYMVESAMLRAEKIAAVKGNDVAANAVKLVQLQLFKSVEIIKTEATRGIVSFAEGDEQRMMLSGLRRFTRYNEYPNVVNLKNDIAQLIIEKNEYVY, from the coding sequence ATGTCAACACAACCAAATAGATTAATCGGAGGTGAGTATTTAGTTAAAAATGCCACTTATAACGATATCTTCACTTATGAAGATTTCTCAGAAGAACAACGAATGATTATCGAGTCTGCAAAAGAATTTATCGACAAAGAAGTTGTTCCAAAAAAACATCAAATAGAAAAGAAAGATTACGCACTTATCGAAGAATTGATGCGTAAAATAGGAGAATTAGGATTATTAGGAATATCTATCCCAGAAGAATATGGAGGATTGGGCATGGGATTCGTTACTACAATGTTGGTGTGTGATTACATCTCAGGTGCTACCGGATCACTTGCTACAGCTTTTGGAGCACACACCGGAATCGGAACTATGCCTATCTTATTGTACGGGACAGAAGAGCAAAAACAAAAATATTTACCAAAATTAGCAACCGGTGAATGGTTTTCTTCTTATTGCTTAACAGAACCCGAAGCAGGATCAGATGCAAACTCAGGTAAAACAAAAGCTGTTTTGTCTGAAGATGGAAAAGAATATATCATCACAGGACAAAAAATGTGGATCACCAACGCAGGATTTGCTGATATTTTCATCGTGTTCGCACGTATCGATGATGACAAAAATATTACAGCTTTCATCGTAGAAAAAGATAAAGCAGGTGAAGGCTTTTCTTTAGGTGAAGAAGAAGATAAATTAGGAATTGTTTCTTCATCGACTCGTCAAGTATTCTTCAACGAAGTACGTGTACCAGTAGAAAACTTATTAGGAGAACGTAATGGAGGATTCAAAATAGCTATGAATGCTCTAAATGTTGGACGTATCAAATTAGGTGCAGCATGTTTAGATGCACAACGCCGCGTATTAAACAATTCTCTACAATACGCATCTGAGCGAAAACAATTCAACGTATCGATCAATACTTTTGGAGCAATCCAAGAAAAATTAGCCGATATGGCAGTTGCAACTTTTACATCCGAAGCAGGTGCTTACCGCGCAGCAAAAGATATTCAAGATGCAATTGAAGATAACATCGCAAAAGGAATGCCGCATAACGAAGCCGAACTGAAAGGAATCGAAGAGTATGCAATAGAAGCATCTATACTAAAAGTATGGATATCAGAAGCTGCACAAAAAGCATCAGACGAAGGAATCCAAATTTACGGAGGAATGGGGTACTCTAAAGAAATGCCGATGGAAGCTGCTTGGCGCGATGCTCGTATCTCTCGTATCTACGAAGGTACCAACGAAATCAACTCGTTGCTTTGTATCTCTATGTTGGTGAAAAGAGCTTTTCAAGGACGAATAGACTTGATGACGCCTGCTATGGATGTGGCTAATGAGTTGATGAGCATACCTTCATTCGATATACCTGATTATACCGAACTTTTTGCACAAGAAAAAGAAATCATCATCAACCTGAAAAAAGCTTTCTTCATGGTTGCCGGTGCAGCTTTGCAAAAATTTGGAGCTGATTTAGAAAAACACCAACAATTGATTTTGGCCGCATCTCGTATAATGCAAGAAATTTATATGGTAGAATCTGCCATGTTGCGTGCAGAGAAAATTGCAGCTGTAAAAGGAAATGATGTAGCAGCAAATGCTGTGAAATTGGTGCAGTTACAATTATTTAAATCAGTAGAAATCATCAAAACAGAAGCTACAAGAGGAATTGTTTCGTTTGCAGAAGGTGATGAACAACGCATGATGTTGTCTGGTCTACGTCGTTTCACTCGTTACAATGAATATCCAAACGTTGTTAACTTGAAAAATGATATAGCTCAACTGATTATTGAGAAAAACGAATATGTTTACTAA
- a CDS encoding acetyl-CoA C-acyltransferase yields the protein MKQAYIVTGYRTAVGKAPKGTLRFTRPDDMSAVVIKRLMQDLPNLDPARIDDLIVGCAMPEAEQGLNMARLISLMGLDTDKVPGVTVNRYCASGSEAIALAAAKIRTGMAECIIAGGAESMSYIPMGGFKPMPDTNLSSKHPDYYWGMGLTAEEVAKEYKVSREEQDEFSFQSHQKALKANAEGKFASQIVPIEVDYNFLDANEKMQTKRIEFKVDEGPRADTSLEGLARLRPVFAQGGSVTAGNSSQMSDGAAFVMVMSEDMVKELGLEPVARLMAYSTVGVPPRIMGIGPLYAVPKALQQAGLKVKDIDLFELNEAFASQSVAVVRELGLDPAKVNVNGGAIALGHPLGCTGTKLTVQLLHEMEAQKAKYGVVTMCVGTGQGAASVFEYLR from the coding sequence ATGAAACAAGCATATATAGTAACAGGATATAGAACGGCTGTTGGTAAAGCACCAAAAGGAACATTACGTTTCACTCGCCCAGATGATATGTCGGCAGTGGTGATAAAAAGACTTATGCAAGACCTTCCGAATTTAGATCCTGCAAGAATCGACGACCTTATCGTAGGTTGTGCCATGCCAGAAGCAGAACAAGGACTCAATATGGCTCGTCTTATCTCTTTAATGGGGTTAGATACAGACAAAGTCCCAGGAGTTACCGTAAATCGCTATTGTGCTTCAGGTTCTGAAGCCATTGCACTAGCAGCTGCAAAAATTAGAACAGGAATGGCAGAGTGCATCATCGCAGGTGGTGCAGAATCTATGTCGTATATCCCTATGGGAGGTTTCAAACCTATGCCCGATACCAATTTATCTAGCAAACACCCAGATTATTATTGGGGAATGGGGCTGACGGCTGAAGAAGTTGCTAAAGAGTATAAAGTTTCTAGAGAAGAACAAGATGAATTCTCTTTTCAGTCTCACCAAAAAGCATTAAAAGCTAATGCAGAAGGAAAATTTGCTTCGCAAATCGTTCCGATAGAAGTTGATTATAATTTTTTGGATGCAAACGAAAAAATGCAAACCAAGAGAATAGAATTCAAAGTTGACGAAGGTCCACGAGCAGATACTTCTTTAGAGGGTTTAGCAAGATTACGTCCAGTTTTTGCACAAGGCGGATCTGTAACAGCAGGTAACTCATCACAAATGTCAGACGGTGCAGCTTTTGTAATGGTTATGTCAGAAGATATGGTCAAAGAACTAGGCTTAGAACCAGTTGCTCGTCTAATGGCTTATTCTACGGTAGGTGTACCTCCACGTATCATGGGGATTGGACCACTGTATGCTGTGCCAAAAGCCTTACAACAAGCAGGTCTGAAAGTAAAAGATATCGATTTGTTCGAACTCAACGAAGCCTTTGCTTCTCAATCGGTAGCAGTTGTACGAGAATTAGGATTAGATCCTGCAAAAGTAAATGTCAACGGTGGAGCAATAGCCTTAGGTCATCCGCTAGGATGCACAGGAACAAAACTTACTGTTCAACTATTGCACGAGATGGAAGCTCAGAAAGCAAAATATGGAGTAGTAACCATGTGTGTAGGAACAGGGCAAGGCGCAGCTTCTGTATTCGAATACCTAAGATAA
- a CDS encoding 3-hydroxyacyl-CoA dehydrogenase/enoyl-CoA hydratase family protein has protein sequence MRRHIKHVTVLGSGVMGSGIACHLANIGLEVLMLDMVPRELTPQEQAKGLTLESKIVRNRTAQSHLDAALKSNPSPIYDKAFASRITVGNFDDDLDKIKNSDWVIEVIIERLDIKKSMFEKVDALRTPGTFITTNTSGIPIHLMAEGRTEDFQKHFCGTHFFNPPRYLKLFEIIPGPKTDHKVVEFFQNYASLYLGKTPVLCKDTPGFIGNRVGVYSMAKIMELTQEIGLTIEEVDTLTGSILGRPKTGTFKLGDLVGLDTAYNVTKGLQQNATQDQMIQELKESKFLDFLINNKFLGDKTGKGFYYKEKAEDGSWNRFALDLDSLTYRPMVRAKVAAVEAAKQAGSTKNKLTVLLKDSGKAGELIRKHFASLFAYVSQRVPEITDVFYPIDDAIRTGYAWKIGPFETWDLVGLQKGIELVEAEGYQVADWVKELAKTGADSFYKIENGKKLFYNQNTKTFDPIPGQDAFIILDNIRKTNEIWSNKECSIQDLGDGIINIEFRSKMNSLGGGVLQGINKGIDLAEKEYRGVVIGNQADNFSVGANLAMIMMMAAEQDWWELNMAIKMFQDTMMRVRYSSIPVISAPHGMALGGGCEVSIHADKMVAAAETYIGLVEVGVGLIPGGGGSKEFTRRAMMNLLKDDVKVNHLRDYFMNIATAKVATSAYEAKNMGIVRDQDVIVVNTDRQIAEAKKQAILLAEAGYTQPVREKIRVLGREAMGMFYVGTDSMVAGNFATDHDRLIANKLGYVMTGGNLSESTEVSEQYLLDLEREAFLSLCGERKTLERIQHMLKTGKPLRN, from the coding sequence ATGAGAAGACACATTAAACACGTAACCGTTTTAGGATCAGGTGTAATGGGGTCTGGTATTGCTTGTCATCTAGCCAATATCGGACTCGAAGTCTTGATGCTGGATATGGTTCCGCGCGAGCTCACTCCGCAAGAACAAGCCAAAGGTCTTACCTTAGAGAGCAAAATAGTACGTAACCGTACTGCACAATCACATTTAGATGCTGCTCTAAAAAGCAATCCTTCACCGATCTATGACAAAGCTTTTGCTTCGCGCATTACGGTAGGAAATTTTGATGATGATTTAGATAAAATCAAAAACTCTGATTGGGTGATAGAAGTAATCATCGAACGTTTGGATATCAAAAAATCTATGTTCGAAAAAGTAGATGCACTTCGTACACCCGGTACATTTATTACCACGAACACTTCCGGAATTCCTATTCATTTAATGGCCGAAGGTCGTACAGAAGATTTCCAAAAACACTTCTGTGGTACCCACTTCTTCAATCCACCACGGTATCTAAAGCTTTTCGAAATTATTCCTGGACCAAAAACCGATCACAAAGTTGTCGAATTCTTCCAAAACTACGCTTCCCTATATCTAGGGAAAACACCAGTGTTGTGTAAGGATACTCCAGGATTTATCGGGAATAGAGTAGGCGTTTATTCGATGGCAAAAATCATGGAGTTGACCCAAGAAATCGGACTGACAATTGAAGAAGTAGATACCTTGACAGGATCTATTCTAGGTCGTCCGAAAACTGGAACCTTCAAGTTAGGTGATTTGGTAGGATTAGATACAGCTTACAATGTAACCAAAGGATTACAACAAAACGCCACTCAGGATCAAATGATTCAAGAACTAAAAGAATCTAAATTCTTAGACTTCTTGATTAATAATAAATTCTTAGGAGATAAAACCGGGAAAGGATTTTATTACAAAGAAAAAGCCGAAGACGGAAGCTGGAATCGTTTCGCATTAGACCTCGATTCACTGACCTACCGTCCAATGGTAAGAGCAAAAGTTGCTGCAGTAGAAGCTGCAAAACAAGCAGGGTCTACGAAAAATAAATTAACTGTTTTGCTCAAAGATTCAGGTAAAGCAGGAGAATTAATCCGAAAACATTTTGCATCATTGTTTGCTTATGTATCGCAAAGAGTTCCCGAAATTACCGATGTTTTCTATCCTATCGATGACGCAATCCGAACGGGATATGCATGGAAAATCGGACCTTTCGAAACTTGGGATTTGGTAGGATTACAAAAAGGGATCGAATTAGTAGAAGCCGAAGGTTATCAAGTTGCAGATTGGGTAAAAGAATTGGCCAAAACTGGAGCGGATAGTTTTTATAAAATAGAAAATGGTAAAAAGTTATTCTACAATCAAAATACCAAAACTTTCGATCCAATTCCAGGTCAAGACGCATTTATCATCTTAGATAATATACGAAAAACCAACGAAATTTGGTCGAATAAAGAATGTTCTATCCAAGATTTAGGAGATGGGATCATCAATATCGAGTTCCGTTCGAAAATGAACTCTCTTGGAGGAGGTGTTCTCCAGGGAATCAACAAAGGAATCGATCTTGCCGAAAAAGAATACCGAGGGGTTGTAATAGGAAACCAAGCCGATAACTTCTCTGTAGGAGCAAATCTAGCCATGATTATGATGATGGCTGCAGAACAAGACTGGTGGGAGCTGAATATGGCAATAAAAATGTTCCAAGATACGATGATGCGCGTACGCTACTCATCAATACCAGTAATTTCTGCACCACACGGAATGGCTTTAGGTGGCGGATGCGAAGTCTCTATCCATGCAGACAAAATGGTAGCGGCTGCTGAAACATATATTGGTTTGGTAGAAGTTGGCGTTGGTCTTATTCCAGGAGGAGGAGGTTCTAAAGAATTCACACGCCGTGCAATGATGAATCTTCTAAAAGATGATGTGAAAGTGAACCACTTACGCGATTACTTTATGAATATCGCAACAGCTAAAGTAGCAACTTCTGCCTACGAAGCTAAGAATATGGGAATCGTTCGCGATCAAGACGTTATTGTAGTCAATACAGATCGCCAGATTGCTGAAGCAAAAAAACAAGCAATCCTTTTAGCCGAAGCCGGTTATACCCAACCTGTACGTGAAAAAATTAGAGTGTTAGGACGCGAAGCTATGGGGATGTTCTACGTAGGAACAGATTCTATGGTGGCAGGTAATTTTGCTACTGATCACGATCGTTTGATTGCTAATAAATTAGGTTATGTAATGACTGGAGGAAACTTGTCAGAATCCACAGAAGTAAGCGAACAATATTTACTAGATTTAGAGCGTGAAGCTTTCTTATCACTATGTGGAGAAAGAAAAACCTTAGAGCGTATCCAACATATGTTGAAAACCGGAAAACCATTACGTAACTAG
- a CDS encoding MarR family winged helix-turn-helix transcriptional regulator, producing the protein MQYLYYNMVREDLTIDYLLRTTWLAVQKMYNEQASKYESTMVYAFTLLSIDPKNGTPSTSLGPKMGIEPTSLSRTLNKLEARNFIERIPNPEDGRSVLVTLTKEGLRMRDISRQTVFQFNEVITNNISPDRLKVFLEVMYDINRLISDKKIFKNNYEKTH; encoded by the coding sequence ATGCAATATTTATATTATAATATGGTAAGAGAAGATTTAACCATCGATTATTTATTAAGGACAACTTGGCTTGCGGTGCAAAAAATGTACAACGAACAAGCAAGCAAGTACGAATCTACAATGGTTTATGCTTTTACTTTATTATCTATTGATCCCAAAAATGGAACGCCAAGCACATCTCTTGGTCCGAAAATGGGAATCGAGCCAACGAGTTTATCTCGAACACTCAATAAATTAGAAGCAAGAAATTTCATCGAGCGCATACCAAATCCAGAAGATGGGCGCAGTGTTTTGGTAACACTAACCAAGGAAGGCTTACGTATGCGAGATATTTCAAGACAAACCGTATTTCAGTTCAATGAGGTGATTACAAACAATATTTCTCCCGATCGATTGAAGGTTTTTCTCGAAGTAATGTATGATATAAACCGATTAATTTCCGATAAAAAAATATTTAAAAACAATTATGAGAAGACACATTAA
- a CDS encoding YegP family protein: protein MFEIYQDKKEEFRFRLKAKNGQNILASEGYVSKQACLKGIESVKKNASDDSKFKLKETSNSKWHFNLVAGNGQVIGTSQLYESENGAKKGIESVKNNAPEADIIELENE, encoded by the coding sequence ATGTTTGAAATTTATCAAGACAAAAAAGAAGAATTTCGATTTCGATTGAAAGCTAAGAACGGTCAAAATATTTTAGCCAGTGAAGGTTATGTGAGCAAACAAGCCTGTTTGAAAGGAATAGAATCGGTGAAAAAAAATGCTAGTGATGACAGCAAATTCAAACTAAAAGAAACAAGCAACAGTAAATGGCATTTTAATTTGGTTGCCGGAAACGGACAAGTTATTGGGACAAGCCAATTGTACGAATCAGAAAATGGTGCGAAAAAAGGCATAGAATCTGTGAAAAACAATGCGCCAGAAGCTGATATCATCGAACTTGAGAATGAATAG
- a CDS encoding Dps family protein, with the protein MLTKEQNKKVAEILSQLLADESILYLKTRNAHWNVEGPDFKTVHVYFEELYTELQVVIDDVAEKIRTKQYYAPATMSEYLELTQLKEERKEKYDSLTFIEELLKDHETICESLNKAIQEIEEYPDVATSDYLTGLLEQHQKTAWMLRSHLK; encoded by the coding sequence ATGTTAACAAAAGAACAAAATAAAAAAGTAGCAGAGATTCTAAGTCAACTATTAGCGGACGAAAGCATTTTATATCTAAAAACTCGTAACGCACATTGGAATGTAGAGGGACCAGATTTCAAAACCGTTCACGTATATTTCGAAGAGTTGTATACCGAACTACAAGTGGTTATTGATGATGTTGCAGAAAAAATCAGAACCAAACAATACTATGCGCCTGCTACTATGAGTGAGTATTTAGAGTTGACACAGTTAAAAGAAGAACGTAAAGAAAAATACGATAGTTTAACTTTTATTGAAGAGCTACTCAAAGATCACGAAACCATTTGCGAATCGTTGAATAAAGCTATCCAAGAAATCGAAGAGTATCCAGATGTAGCGACATCAGATTATCTAACGGGCTTATTAGAGCAACACCAAAAAACAGCTTGGATGTTGCGCTCACATTTAAAATAG
- the uvrA gene encoding excinuclease ABC subunit UvrA, with protein sequence MSQEFIEVYGAREHNLKNIDVKIPRNELVVITGLSGSGKSSLAFDTIYAEGQRRYIETFNAYARQFLGGLERPDVDKIEGLSPVIAIEQKTTSKNPRSTVGTITEIYDYLRLLYARVATPFSSETNEPMVAYTEDQIIDLVRQEYHERKIALMTPLVKYRKGHYRELFVLLAKKGFDKVRVDGEIRDIEPGMMLDRYKAHDVELIIDRLILKDSITDERLRSSILQAFQQGDGVMMVYDYESGGTKFFSKNLMCPTTGLSYDLPEPNTFSFNSPKGACTTCAGLGELKEPNFDLIFDDPKKSLKDNLAPVFEVLKNTTRLKKQLEGIFVKHNVDEKTPYGKLPQAFLDDLKNGVNETLDVQLKFADVKKVYKLDFEGLESFFQTIISDKTHPSNHTFTKRFSRKVTCPTCHGTRLQPESLQFRIDNKNIAEVASLDLSALATWIEQVPKILDKTTNIIAQEILKEIATRLQFLLDVGLDYLSLNRPSGTLSGGEAQRIRLATQIGSQLVNVLYILDEPSIGLHQRDNVRLIESLKKLRDIGNSVLVVEHDKDMILESDYVIEVGPKAGRKGGEIVWLGSPTEMMKTHTLTAEYLNGEERIEIPKKRREGNGLELVLNGATGNNLKNVDVRIPLGKLVVVTGVSGSGKSTLINETLYRILNHHFFRAEKEPMPYKKIEGLEHLDKVIDVDQSPIGRTPRSNPATYTGIFTDIRNLFANLPESKIRGYKPGRFSFNVKGGRCETCQGAGMRVIEMNFLPDIHVKCETCHGKRFNRETLEVRYKGKSIADVLDMTVNEAVEFFEPIPKIYQYTKMLQDVGLGYITLGQQSTTLSGGEAQRVKLATELAKKQTGKTLYILDEPTTGLHFEDIKVLMQVIDQIVNLGNTVIIIEHNLDVIKLADYIIDVGPEGGRNGGKIIATGTPEEIVKQKKSVTGKFLQNEL encoded by the coding sequence ATGAGTCAGGAGTTTATAGAAGTTTATGGAGCGCGCGAACATAACCTTAAAAATATTGATGTAAAGATTCCGCGAAATGAATTGGTGGTAATTACAGGCTTAAGTGGGAGTGGAAAATCTTCACTTGCATTTGATACAATATATGCAGAAGGTCAGCGTCGTTACATAGAAACCTTTAATGCTTATGCCCGTCAGTTTTTAGGAGGATTAGAAAGACCCGATGTAGATAAAATAGAAGGACTTTCTCCAGTGATTGCTATTGAGCAAAAAACAACTTCTAAAAATCCTCGCTCTACTGTCGGGACAATTACCGAAATATATGACTACTTGCGCTTGTTATATGCACGTGTTGCTACACCCTTTTCGTCCGAGACAAATGAGCCAATGGTAGCATATACCGAAGATCAAATTATCGATTTGGTAAGGCAAGAATACCATGAGCGTAAAATTGCTCTGATGACACCTTTGGTTAAATATAGAAAAGGACATTACAGAGAACTCTTTGTATTGCTTGCAAAAAAAGGATTCGATAAGGTTCGGGTCGATGGTGAAATACGAGATATAGAGCCTGGGATGATGCTAGACCGTTATAAAGCACACGACGTAGAACTTATCATCGATCGATTAATCCTCAAGGATTCTATTACAGACGAAAGATTGCGTTCGAGTATTCTACAAGCTTTTCAGCAAGGAGATGGAGTGATGATGGTCTACGATTATGAATCGGGAGGAACAAAATTCTTCAGTAAGAACCTGATGTGTCCTACAACAGGATTATCGTATGATTTGCCAGAACCGAACACCTTTTCATTCAATTCACCCAAAGGTGCATGTACAACTTGTGCAGGATTAGGAGAGTTAAAAGAACCTAATTTTGATTTGATATTTGATGATCCAAAAAAATCATTAAAAGATAATTTGGCGCCTGTTTTTGAGGTGTTGAAAAACACAACTCGACTGAAAAAACAACTCGAAGGAATTTTTGTAAAACATAACGTGGACGAAAAAACCCCTTACGGTAAATTACCACAAGCTTTTCTAGACGACCTGAAAAACGGAGTAAACGAAACGCTGGATGTTCAACTGAAATTTGCCGATGTAAAAAAAGTATATAAACTAGATTTCGAGGGGCTCGAAAGTTTTTTTCAAACCATCATTAGCGATAAAACTCACCCATCAAATCATACATTTACCAAACGCTTTTCTAGAAAAGTAACCTGCCCGACATGTCACGGAACACGACTACAACCCGAATCGTTACAATTCAGAATCGATAATAAAAATATTGCCGAAGTAGCCTCATTGGATCTTAGTGCACTTGCCACCTGGATAGAGCAAGTCCCGAAAATCTTGGATAAAACAACCAATATAATTGCACAAGAAATACTAAAAGAAATCGCAACACGTTTGCAATTTTTGTTAGATGTCGGCTTGGATTATTTATCACTCAATAGACCATCAGGAACACTCTCGGGAGGAGAAGCACAACGAATCCGGTTGGCTACACAAATTGGATCTCAATTGGTAAATGTATTATATATCCTCGATGAACCCAGTATAGGACTGCATCAACGCGACAATGTTCGCTTAATAGAATCTTTGAAAAAATTACGCGATATAGGCAACTCTGTTCTGGTTGTGGAGCATGATAAAGATATGATACTCGAATCGGATTATGTAATAGAGGTCGGGCCAAAAGCTGGAAGAAAAGGAGGTGAAATTGTTTGGTTGGGCTCTCCTACCGAAATGATGAAAACGCATACGCTAACAGCAGAATACCTCAACGGAGAAGAAAGAATAGAAATTCCAAAAAAAAGGCGAGAAGGAAATGGTTTAGAATTAGTTTTGAATGGTGCAACTGGAAACAATCTAAAAAATGTAGATGTTAGAATTCCTCTAGGAAAACTGGTGGTAGTGACAGGCGTTTCGGGAAGTGGAAAATCTACCTTGATTAATGAAACACTGTACAGAATCCTCAATCATCATTTTTTCCGTGCAGAGAAAGAACCGATGCCGTACAAAAAAATAGAAGGTCTAGAACATCTAGATAAAGTGATCGATGTTGATCAATCGCCTATCGGGCGTACACCTCGCTCTAATCCTGCAACCTATACCGGTATTTTTACGGATATTCGGAATTTATTTGCCAATTTGCCCGAGTCTAAAATTAGAGGATATAAGCCTGGTCGATTTTCGTTTAATGTGAAGGGAGGTCGATGTGAAACTTGCCAAGGAGCAGGAATGCGCGTAATCGAAATGAATTTTCTGCCCGATATTCATGTAAAATGCGAAACCTGTCACGGAAAGAGATTTAATAGGGAAACGCTAGAAGTTCGGTACAAAGGAAAATCAATTGCCGATGTGCTTGATATGACCGTGAATGAAGCAGTAGAGTTTTTCGAGCCTATCCCAAAAATCTATCAATACACTAAAATGTTACAGGATGTTGGTCTGGGATATATCACCTTGGGGCAACAATCGACAACCCTAAGCGGTGGAGAAGCACAACGCGTAAAATTAGCGACCGAATTAGCGAAGAAACAAACCGGTAAAACTTTATATATTCTCGATGAACCAACTACAGGACTACATTTTGAGGATATAAAAGTTTTGATGCAAGTTATCGATCAGATCGTAAATTTGGGCAATACCGTTATCATTATCGAGCATAATTTAGATGTGATAAAATTAGCGGATTATATAATAGATGTGGGGCCAGAAGGAGGACGAAATGGCGGAAAAATAATCGCTACTGGAACACCAGAAGAAATTGTGAAACAAAAGAAGAGTGTAACCGGTAAGTTTTTGCAAAACGAATTATAG